tcattcctggagatccttctttctctctctgcatcagcttctatgcattcctgttcactggtttctattccatcaatggcttcttgagtcttatccattctgcttataaatccttccagagattgtttcatttctgtaatctccctccggatgccatcccttagctcttgcatatttctctgcagctccatcagcatggttatgaactttgttttgaattctttttcaggaagattgtttaggtctatctccttctcaggggttgactccgtgattttggtctgtatcaaattcttctgccttttcatggtgatagaggtagttggggggagctggcgcatgtgatggctgggagaacgtccctttttgttggtttgtggccttcctctcctgggagaacagagatctctagcagcttgtgctgggcagctgtgtgcagacggagcctctgtttcttgcccagccgctgtaGAGTTAAGCTTCACGGTTGCTGTTGAGTtaagctccgtggttgctgtgggtgtggtcaGCCTCAGTGtactgctccaatatggtggagccacattgCAGgggaaacaggtgggaggctgtttatctctgtgatggGTCTCccagctgtgctgccacccagggggttagggcacccagagttccccgggattcccagctgctgggctaagtttccggggcgcttccgtccagctgtggggtcggtccctgtccctttaagactttcaaaaagcactccctttcctttgtcccaggggtgccagctgcagggaccagctcacagatcttactgtcccatttccctagtatccagtaccccatgcactgtgtgtctgcactctggtgcagaagcctagggctgggtgtttagcagttctggactctctctccctgcctgctccaAATCCTCTCCTCCcagtgggagctggggtgaggggcgctcaggtcccacctggccgcggcttgtattttaccccctttgtgaggagctgggttctcgcaggtgtggatggatgtactctggctgttgtcctgtgtcttctggtgtctcttttaggaagagttgtatttgttgtattttcaaaaatacatatgattttgggaggagatttccgcagctctactcatgctgccatcttggctccacctcccttcatggcagaattttatcaaacatttaaagggaTGTTTAATTAGGGATTAATTAAACCCATCCATATAGGGATGAGTGATTACTTCCTCAGGGCTGAAGGAGGGTAAATGACATGTGTGAGAAAAGTTAGGGCCTTGGTGCAGGGCAAGGATGGACATAATGTGTTATGGTTCTGAGGAAAAGGGTGAATGAGACACATTTTCATCTGTCCTGAGTTCTGGCCCAAAGTCCGTCCCCCCTAGAATCTCTGGGCCCATCAGAGTGGGCTAGAGGAGGCATGTGCTGTGGCGTTTGGCTGGAGTATGGGGAAGACTCCCACAGGGCAGTGTTCTGAGAGTGTAGCTGACTCTGAGGAAGAGCTGAGCATTGGGGGGACCTTGGGACCACAGTACCCCACCTCCTTGCTCCTGCCAGGGAACCATGGAGTGCTCAGATGGAACCCTAGGGTGCTCCTAACCTCAGGGAAAGTTCAGGTATTCCTGACCATGATGCACATCCACTGGATCAAGCTCTAGAGAGGCCGTGCAGGAGGGAAGGTGTCCCCTCCCTGCCAGCTGTAACCTGCGGAAGGGGAAGTGGGAGAGGGGAGATATGGAAGTAGGCATGAGGATGAGATTGAGCTGTAGTAAGGACTTATTCTGTGCCGAGCACTGGGCTCAAACGTTCATGGATGCCATCCTCTGCGTCATAACTCTGGGAGAGATATGAGTCTTCCTATTTGAGAGAAGCGGAAAGTGAAGCTTCCCCTGGAAGGCACAGCTGTGTGGGGCAGCAGTGGGCTCAGTCTGCACGTGGGCTCCTCCACTTTCAGCTGGGTGATCTCGGATGAGTCCCTCGCCCTTCCTGATACTGTTTTGTCACCTGTCAAATGCCTGCCTCCCAAGGCTGGAGTGGTCTCTGCCAAGCAGGCTCTGAGTGCCCTTGGCTTTTGTCCTTCCAGGTGAGAGCCAGTGGAGCCTGGGAGATGGTCGTGTTCCCTGAGGAGCCAAGGGCAGAGCTGCTCTGCTCTGTGGTCTGCACCCCGAGGCCCCCACCACGACGGCCCTGCAGAGGTTGGTGACGGGGCTGGGAAGGGGCcagaggagagggcaggaggcaCCAGGCCTGCATCAGGCTGTCTGGGGGCCTCTGTCTGGCGAGGCAGGGAGACCTGGACCAAGAAGGCCTGACCTGCTGGGCCCGCCTCTCCTGGACGAGGGCTGCTCACTGAGGCTCCGGCAGCTCCGGCCAGCAGCAGAGTGGAATGCCTCCAGCACTAGAGTGGCCTGAGAGCTCTGGATTCTCAGGACTCAGGACCGGAGGCCGTCATGTGCTGGTAAGTATTTAATCCTCAGTCTTGGAAGGAGAGGGAAAGGTTCTGATTCATATTGTTTGCCGATTTTCATGCTGTAAATAACCCACTGTGGCTGATTTCAAGCTTAGAAAAGGATGCCACTGAAGTCGGGGGTTGAAAAGGTGCAGCAACATACACCATTAGAGAGAATTTCTGCCACAAATCCAATAGATGCAACTAACTTCTAGAACATAGAGAACAGTAAAATATAGTAGAATAATTGGGATATGAAGGCTTTTGAGCACTTGtttgtaattttttcattttataagctgtttttttctttctttatccagAATTGTTGAAGTctaattgacataaaacatttgTAGGTTTAAGATATACATTGTGATGATTTGATAAATGTATATACTGGGAAGTGCTTAgtacaataaggttagttaacacaccCTCCCCCTCATGTCAttaccattttgttgttgttatcattaggACTTTAAAGCTCTGCTCTCAGAGCCACTttaaagtatacagcacagtattCCTAACTATAGTTACCGTGCTCTACATTAGATCCCAGaaacttatttgttttataaatgacagtttgtgccctttgaccgacatctccccatttccctggATTCCCAACCCCTCTGTTTCTACGAGTTCAGTGTTTTTAGATTTCCACAAATTAGTGAGatcataaagtatttgtctttgtttgacttatttctcttagcataatgccttcaagtccctggatatttgtttttaatgtaatttatctAATTGTACTTTATATAATTTAACTTCATCATGGCTTTATTTAACAGCCATCTCACTGCATTTCTGAAATTTCAAAACAATTGGCTGTGGTGGTACCTGAGTAGGAGGGACCTCAGAGCCCAACCTTCCCATTCTGAGTagatggggagctgaggcctgatAGAAGGAAGGAGGGGAACTTAGTCATGGAGGCTTGGGCAGGGTTTTCAGCATCTCCTTCTCATTGAATTCTCCCAGAAACTATGGCATTAGTCATCATTAGAAATTATTATCAtcgttttacagaggagaaagctGAGGCTGCATAAGAGCAAGGTTAAGAGAACAGGCAGTAAAACTTGATAGATCCTGATTCAGATTCTGGCTCTGCACTTAGTAGATACGAGCGTTGGGCCGTTTCTCACgcccctgggcctcagcttccttgcaTGTAACATGGGGCTGAGGCTCACTTCCCAGATGCTGTTTCCCAGGCTGATTCAAGACCTGATGTAGGTCAGTGCTCCTCGGTTAAGTCTAAATTATCACCAGAGAGGCTGAGTGATTCGTCCAGGGTATAGGACTAGTAGGAAATGGAGGAGGATTTTCATTTGCCCAACTTGTTCAGTGAGGAATAGAGGTGCGAATCAAACATGGTTGAATGGACAGGTGAGGGCCCAGGGGTTGGGGAGGTGAGAGGAGAATCAGAATGAGGCCTTCAGTTCCTGGCACTTCTACAAGGTGCCCAgtgccagcccctctcccaggaGCTGGTCACAGCCCTCAGaagtctgggaaaggaaatagtcctgtccccagcctctccccacctccccacctccccacgtGGGTGTTGTTTGCTCCCGCTCTGTCCCCAAGGGCGTCCTCCCTGTGGGTTCTGTTGACAACATTCAGGGAATCCCATCGTGGCTTCCCCCTGGGGACAGGGGCGGTGGCGGCAGGAGGCAAAGGGGTGGCCCTTGTCAGCTCTCCCCGGAAAGCCTGCTGAGGAGACAGGACCATAAAGCCGCAGCAGCCTGGCCCACTGCGCGGAGCTTGGGGACAGCGGGCTCCCTTCCTTGTGCCTCAGGACCCGACAGCAGGACCTTCGGGAGCCAAGGCTGCCTGGCCGCGCGCAGAGAGCTTCCCGTGGAGAGAAGGCCGGCTTCCTCGTCCGCCCTCGGAAATGCAGGGCTCCTCCGGGCACGGGGCTGCGCGGAATCCCGGCTCCCTGCACTCAGCTGCCCGGGAGGCTTCCTGCTCAGGCTCCTTCTCTTCAGAGCAAATGGCAGCCTCTCCACGACTTGTTTCTGCGGATCCCTGAGGGGTGAGATGGGAGCTGGGCTTGGGGCTGCGGGCAGGATCCCGGCATCTGTGGGGGCCAGAGGTCAGGGGTGGCCAGGCCCCCAGTCCCCGGGTCCTCTCTGTGCCCACAGCCCAGTATCGCTCTGGCCCCTTCTCCTCACTGCCCCGTGTTCTTCCCCCCCTCCCAGCTCAGTCCCCTCCCATTCGTTCCTTCTTCCCAGacccccttctttctttcctttattcatttaacaaatacttactgataGTTTCTCTGTGTGAAGCCATGTCTAGGTGCTAGAAACATAGAAGTGAATAATACACCTTCCTGAGCTCAGGGATCTCCATGTCTCGCTGAGAGACATGTCCCTGAAAGGACAATGATGGGGAAAGTTTGAGCAGGGACACGGATGGCTCTGGCGATTCGGACCCCCGACACCCCCACTCCCCTGCTCTCGAGAGGCCTGGGGCATTGCAAGTCCCGACGGACACTGCTGGGCCGACAGAATCTTagaagacttttttctttttttaagtcgaTGATGTCCCTCATTCCATGGATATCAAGTTTGACTAAAACAAGCTTTTACAAAGATTTACTGAGTTCCATAATGGCAATAATTCCCCTAGTCCCTTCCACTGATTCCCTCTGCTTCCAACGTATTCCTCAACTTCTCACATCCCCCGTATGAGAGCAGACGGATGAAACTATTCTGAGAGAGGGTTTGTGGCTGCCACTTCAGCCATTTGTCCTAGGAGGATTCTGGTCCTTCCTGCCTGGTGGCCATACCTCAGAGGCCATACCTCTTGGGCCTAAAATGCAAAAGTTCAAATTGTTGTGCACGGGGGTAGGGGAAGTTTGTATTCTTCGCCTCTCCCACGTAGAGCCTGTCCGCTGAAGTAGGCGAAGATAATGATTAAGAGTTGGCCTTGCACAAGACTGCCTCCGTTCAAACCCCAGGTCCACGACACAAACCATCTAATTTGGAACCCATCACTTCTTCTCTGTGCCTTTGCATTTACATCTGTACAATGAAGGTTATAGTACTTTTACCTCTATGAGTAGTGATGGTGTGATAAAGTTAGTGTAGCAAAACCCAGCACATGCAAATTGTTCATTATATATTATCTATTGTTATTATTGCAAGGGAGATTATCAACTCACCCACACATCCATATTTTACTACAGATATTGCCAACTCTATTAGTAGGAGTCAACAAGAGAAGGAGAAAGTTCTCCTGAGATACTGTATCTCAAACGTTGTATCAGATCCTCTAGGACTACTAGGATTATAACTTGCCAGTAAGCACAGGGGTGTGAGAAACAGAGGCAGCATCTAGTCCAGGGCTGGGAGTGGGAGATGGTGGGACAGATCAAGGAAGTCTTTCCAGTAAGATGACACCTGAGCTGAGTTCCAACGTGGGAATAAGGGCTGATGTGCTCCCGAGTGTGCGCTGGGCGTTGTGCATGCAGCTGGTGGAGCTCCTCCATAATGAGGACCTTAGGCGAAGCCTGGTGGGTACAGAAGAGACATGCAGGATACTAGGTGGCTTTCATTTTAGCCTTCTGGTGGGTGTGTAGTTTTGTCTTCACTTGCAGTTACTGGatgactaatgatgctgaacatattttcatttgaTTAGTGGCTATTTTATAGCCTTTTTTGCAtggtgtctttttttatttttatttttactgtccATTTTCTTTATGAATCCTTTGCCCACTATTCTATTgggtagtttttgtttgtttgtttgtttgttaactTGTGGGGGTTCTTAACTTATTCTGGatacaaatattttaagttcTTCATTTCAATAGAATTTGGTTTGTCAATTTTTTCTCTATGCTTTGGTGCTTTATACGTCCTACTAAGAAATCTCTGCTTACCCCAAGGATATGTTGATACTTTTCTGTGTTTGGTACTAaagattttattgttttatcttcATCATTTAAATCTAGAATACATCTGGAATTGATTTTAGGGTACCATATGAGGTAGGATTCAAATTTTTTTCCTGCATGAAAATCCACATGATCTGGAATTTTttgaaagactattctttcttcaTTGCTAGGGTGGCTCATCTTTGTCATAAATCAGACAATTCATAGGTCTGTTCTGGATTGTATTCTGTTCCTTAGATATGTTTTTATTCTTGTGCCAATTTCACACTCATTTAATTATGGTAGCTTTATAGTCAGTCTTAATATCTGGTAAGTCCtcaagctttgtttttcttcttcaggatTCTTCACAATTTCCATGTAAACTTTATGACCAGTTTGTCAATATCTGTAGAAAATCGCTGGGGTTTTGATTGTGAttccattgaatctataaatcaatCTTGTCTTTATAATTTTGAATTGTCCAACTGATGCATGAACATGGCATATTCCTCAATTTACTTGGGTCTTCTAAATtcttataaataatgatttcctaTACATAGTTCATCAGATTTTGTATTacgtatttgatttttaaatgctctTATAAATTATTCTGTAGTTGCCAGTATAGAGAAATACATTGAATTTTTTGAACTTGCTTATGAATTTCAGTTCATCTTTGGGTTCTTTAGATTTTGTACCCACCAATCTGTGGTTGGCCGATAATGACAGTtttatctcttcctttccaaGCCTTTGTCCTTTGATCACTTTctcttgacttgtttcactgGCTATGAACCACCAGTGCCATGGTTAATAGAAATGGTAATAGTGAACATTTTTGTTTCACTTCCAGTGTCAGAGAGAAAATTATCAGTATTTCACCATTCACTATTACATTTTGCTGTAGGGTGCTTCTTCTTTTATTGCAGATTGTATTTCTCATGTTGAGAattttcccttctattcctagtttcttAAGAAGCTTATTTCTAATCTAAATGATTGTTGACATTTACCCCTCTTTCTGTACCTATTGAGTTAATCTTATAGTTTTTCTCCTTCACTTCTATTAATGAGATGAATTACATTGCTTGCTTATCAAATGCTAACCAACCTTGAATTCTTGTAATAAACCCTTGTTTATTACAAGATTGtgatgtattatcctttttatatattgttgaacCCAATTTGCATATACATAGTTTAGGCACTTGGCAACAATATTCATGAGAAAGATTGATTTATAAATTTTccttcttgtaatgtctttgttatTTTTTGGTATTAACTGTATGCttgtctcataaaatgagttcaGTTAGGAAATTTTCACTTTTTCTATGCTTTGGAAGAGTTTGCTATGATTGGTATTATTCCTCTCATACATATTGGAAGAATTCACTAGTAAAGCTATCTGAGCCTAGAGTTTTCTTTCTAGGAAAGTTTTAAATTATACCTTCAATTTCGGGGGAAAATAGTGGCTCTTctgacttttatttcttcttgtgtcagtTTTGATAATTTGTGATTTTTAGGGCACTTGTCCATTTGATTTGTCAAATTTATCGTTATAAAGTAGTttataaattttaagattatcGTTTAAATGACTGTAGGATCTATAGTAATGTtctgcttttcatttctgatgttgacaatttgtattttatttctttttctttatcagtCTTACTAAGGccttatatatattatttcaaagaatgagtttttgGCTTTGTTGATTTCTTCCATTCTAAATTTGTTTACATTGCATtgttttctgctttgatctttatcaTTTCCTTCTCCTTCAACTTCTCTCTGGGTTTGATTTGTagttctttttctaacttctagAGGTGGAACATTAGCCAATTAATTTCTGCCCGTTCTTCTATACATATGTTTAAGGCTATAATTTTCACCTAATCACTGATAATGTTTCATTTTCATCATACTTAGATGAACATTgaacactttttaatttttaaaaactttgaaagATAGCTTCAAATTTACAGAATGCTGGGCGGAAACTACAAAGAAATCCTTCCTAACCCaggtttgttattattattatttttttattaaggtattattgatatacactcttatgaaggttccacatgaaaaaacaatgtggttactacatttatccatattatcatgtccccacccataccccaatgcagtcactgtccatcagtgtagtaagatgccacagattcataatttaccttctctgtgctagctacactgtcttccccataacccCTTACACCATGTagacttattattttttaacaatttgtcacattgttgttattattatttccagAACTATTTGAAAGTAATTTTCAAATACCATGTTTCTTTACCCCTTAATACTTCAGAATACTTCCTAAAACATAACAGAATAAGGATATTCTCTTATATAGGAGTTACCAATTCAGGAAATTTAatattgatacatttatataatcTAATCTAATTTACTTCTTTCAGGATTACATATtgtattaattattatatttttcagtctcCTTCCACCTGTTACAGACTCTCAGCCTTTGTTGTTCATGATATGAACACTTTTTGAAGATTAGAAGCTAGTTATTTTATGGAATTCCTTAATTTTggtttctttgatgttttctCATTATTAGATTAAAGTTTTGCAGTTTGGGCTGAAATAAAGTATAGGTGATATATGGTTAAGATTTCACATATGGCGACACATTGTGTCTGCTTCTTATGGCTCATGCTAATTGTAGTCACTCCATTCAGATGTCCAGTTTCTCACTGACAGttactacttttttcttttgtgattaaTTAATTACTGCTTTATGGATAGATAACTTTTAACTGTGTAACATTGTGTTCCTTATCAAACTCAATCACTATAGATTTAGCATCCTTATCAGCCAAGATCCTGTCAGGAGAGAGAACACACCAATAATGTGTGTTAGGGAAAATTTAATATGAAGAATTGCTAACTACTAAAAGATAAGGAACCACTACAAGGATAAAAGAGGATGCTAAGAGGTTCAGAAGTTTcaagtggaaaaaataaaagcGGATGGGGCCTTGTGGCTGAAGGAGAGGGCACATTAAGGGACTAAGGATTTAGGAGATGCCTCTCTCACTCCTCCTGTTCCTGACAaaccctcaaaaaaaataaaagattgagTTCAGACTTTTTCCAAAAACGGAGTGGCTACTGCAGGAATATACAGTTGGACACTGCTGGGCAGAGCCACACTTTGCACAGAAGTGGCTGCTGGTGAGAGTGCGGCCTGACTGTGTGACTGCAGTTGGTCCACTGAGACTAGGCGGTGTGAGTGTTACTGGCCCTTCCAGCCAGCAGCCCACTGGCTCTCACCCTGAGCAACTGAGGAACGGTTGAAACCCCAGCATAAGTGCCTTCCTGAGGGTATCACAGCCCAGTGCTCCTCTACTGCCCTTTATTGACAAAGCATCGCATATTCAGCTGGCAAGGGTGAAATGTTTACACGGCAGAGACGCTTTTggctatggagacaaatgatctCTGAGGTGGAGGGTTATGTAGTAGTTTATATCCACTCTTCACACCACTGTTAAAGGTTTGGGGGGGCTGCAGTTGATGTGGTGCACATTGATTGTCACATGTGAGTGACCAGTTTGTCCGCTGAGGGGTGGGAAGTTAGACTGGAGAGATTGCACATGAACAGTTACTGTTAATTATTGCTTTAAAGCATTGTGTTAGACGCTTCATATACATTGCATCTACTCTTCATAAAAACCCTGGAACATCATTATTATTAGccacattttacaggtgaggactgaggctcaaagagattaAGTCAGTTGTTCAATACGGCAGCTGAGTAGTGAGGCCAGAGTTAAGATCCTAGCCTGACAACCTCCAGCATTCTTGACACTTAAAGGAGCGTGATTCTCTTGCAGGCCCCACCATGCAGCTGCCTCCAGGGCAAAACCAAAGCTGGGTTTCTGAGTTTATCCTGCTGGGCTTCTCCAGTGACCCCCTGTCCAACAGGATGCTCTTCCTGGCCTTCCTTCTCCTCTACCTGAGCTCCGTCCTGGGCAATGGGCTCATCGTCACCCTGATCTGGCTGGACGTGCATCTCCACactcccatgtacttcttcctctgtgtcctcTCCCTGCTGGATACGGGCTACGTCACCACCACCATGCCCCAGATGTTGGTGCATCTTCTCGCTCACTCTCAGACCATCTCctttgctggctgttggctgcaGATGTACATGTTTAGTGCCCTGGGCCTTTCTGAGTGCATTGTTTTTGTAGTCATGGCTTATGACCGATATGTGGCCATCTGTTACCCACTGCGCTACACTGTGATCCTCAGCTGGGGTCTGTGCACACAGCTGGCAGCTGGAACCTGTGCCTGTGGTTTCTTCTTCTCTCTAATCCATACTTACCTCACCATGAGGCTACCATACTGTGGGCCCAATATAATAAACCACTATTTCTGCGAGGGCCCCTCAGTGCGAAGCTTGGCTTGCATGGACACCCACCTCATTGAGATGGTGGACTTCATCATCAGTGTGTTCATCGTTATTACCCCGCTCTCCCTCATTCTGGCCTCCTACATACGTATTGCCCAGGCCATTCTCAAGATCAAGTCCACACGTGGTCGCTGCAAGGCTTTCTCTACCTGTGCTTCCCACCTGACCATGGTCACATTTTTCTATGCTCCAGTCACCTACATCTACATGAGGCCCAACTCCAGCTATTCTCCTGAACGAGACAAGCAGATCTCACTCCTTTACAATGTCTTCACTGCCCTGCTCAACCCTGTGGTGTACAGTCTGAGGAACAAGGACATCAAGGGGGCTTTTCTCAAAGTGATAGGGCGAGATAGGGGGCTCTGGTGAATTGGGAGACAGACGGGACCAGGGGTAGAATGTCCAATGCTGAGGAAAGGGAGTGCCTTAAGGTCAACATAATACAGGGTCAGTGCAACCAATGTGGTGCATAAATTGAGTGTGGCTACCTCCATCAACCTGCTACACTGTGGGGCACTGACAGATAACTCTGTGCTGTGAGGGCTCACGACAACTAAAATTCATTATTGCTCATGTTCTGTGTCAGTTGTAGGTCTACTATGGCCTTCTGCCATTGGATTTTTGGAGCCTACTAAAGGAGGAGGTCCTATCGGAAACATCCATTCTTACCATACAGAGAACAGCATAATGGCCAAAATACATGATGGCTCTGAAAGCTGCTGTTCAGAAGTGACAATTCCTACTGGCCAAGACAGTTCATGGCAAGCGTGGTGACAAAAAGGCAAGAAGCACTTTCTTATCACAGAAAACTAATGCAGTCATGCGGCATTGCATATGGATGTATAGTCCCTCTACAATGAATCAGCAAAAAGAGGTTATAATACAATCCCCCATAATGGCACTGGGCCCAATAGGATACATGTAACCAACATGAAACATGGTAACTGTAAGTTACATGGTACATGAACACAGTAGGGGGTCAAAGTGAGAATGGCCTGGCAATGTAGGCAATCAAAGTGGTACATGTAAACAGTAAATATATGTAGCTAACATTAAAAATTCAGCCAATGGAATATACAGATCTGACTCAGTACATGGAGGCAGTATGGTTCATGGGGCTAACATGGTAAACTCTGCATTGTGTTGTAGAAGGACACAGAACCTGACATCAAGTGATCTGGATTCCAGGTCAACCTTGTTAAGTTGTTTTGTGAGTTTGGGCATTTACTTCCTTTCCCTGGATCTTACTttgctcatctctaaaatgagcaTCTTAAGTTTAATGGCCTCTATTACCTCTGTTTCTCTAAAGTTCTATGTTGCAGTAGGTAGAATGCATGGTACTCAAATGCAGCAAACTAACTTGAGAATCATCCCTGAACCATAAGATGAATAAGGAACCTAGAGAAGAATAAAAGTTGCATTTGTAAATTACCCAAATTAATCCACTGAAAGGTAGAATGTTTGAATAGACTAATTTCCATAAGGGAATAAGAAAAATTGAGACAGTTATGAAGTACCTACCCCACAAGATTAAAAAATTGGTGACAAGAAAGTTTGGGGAGAGGAGAGGCATATGTGGATGGACTTCTCAGAATCGGCACCGACTGTGAGTGCTCCATATTAATTTCCGTGGAAGGGCATTAACTGTACAGGAGAATTATCCCTGGATGGGCAAAAACTGTGGATGTCCATCAGCCTCTTTCCCCAAACACTTGTTCAATGTGCACATCAGCAAAATGGCCATGGTGGCAGGGATGGAGGCTACCCGCATGGGCTCAACAGCATCGATTTACCTTACCAAAGCTGATCGGGCTACCACTACTGCTAAGTGCCTCATTTGAAAATAGAAGGGGTCCACACTGAGTCCCCAGTAGGGTGCCATTTCCTGGGAGAGCATCCTGCTACCTATAGCACCTTGATCTACTG
The sequence above is a segment of the Manis pentadactyla isolate mManPen7 chromosome 4, mManPen7.hap1, whole genome shotgun sequence genome. Coding sequences within it:
- the LOC118916353 gene encoding olfactory receptor 2A12-like — translated: MQLPPGQNQSWVSEFILLGFSSDPLSNRMLFLAFLLLYLSSVLGNGLIVTLIWLDVHLHTPMYFFLCVLSLLDTGYVTTTMPQMLVHLLAHSQTISFAGCWLQMYMFSALGLSECIVFVVMAYDRYVAICYPLRYTVILSWGLCTQLAAGTCACGFFFSLIHTYLTMRLPYCGPNIINHYFCEGPSVRSLACMDTHLIEMVDFIISVFIVITPLSLILASYIRIAQAILKIKSTRGRCKAFSTCASHLTMVTFFYAPVTYIYMRPNSSYSPERDKQISLLYNVFTALLNPVVYSLRNKDIKGAFLKVIGRDRGLW